From uncultured Desulfovibrio sp.:
TACATTGCGGAAGACTTCCGCGAAATGGACCCCAAGGGCGACCACAACTTCTGCTGCGGTGGCGGCGGCGGCCTCAACGGCATTGGCCTGTACCGCAAAGAGCGCAACGTGGGCCTGAAAAACAAGCTGGACCAGATCAAGGCAACCGGCGCGGAACTGGTCATAAGCCCCTGCCATAACTGCTGGGACGCCATCCGCGACATGATGGAAGTCTACGAGGAACACAACATCAAGTGGTCGTTCCTCAAGCCTCTGCTGGTTGATATGATGATCATTCCGGATCACATCAACCACAACGAAGTATAAAAAATGGGCCGTCTGTGCGGCAGACGGCCCAACAAAACAAGAGTTCCTCAAAAGAACCTGAAAAAACTCGCCATCTGCCGCGCCAGCATTTGTCCTTTTGCCTGACGCGGATAACGGAGCGAACCACAGCCCTGACGGTCGGGTACTATCCCAGCCCGACCGTCAGGCGAGTATCAAACAAAAGCGCTATGCCATTGCAGCGCTGACGGTAGAAAGCAGCGCTTCGCTCGAACAGTTTTTTGAAAGAACGGGAATCCCCGTTCCAAAGCTCACAGGCCGGGGCCCAACAGATGTGCACACCACCGCCGGAAGCGACCTGGTGCTCGCATTGCGGCGCAAACGACTGTACATGATGGTGCCGGATGTTCCCTCCAGCTCCACATCAAAAACAACGCAGTCGGGCCTGTCGCTGGCAATTTTGGCCAGGCTTTCAGCACAGGTGCTGGCGGTGCTTACCCGGTAATTACACTGCTGAAGGGTTTGGGACAGTCTGCTTTGGCTTTCGGCATCGCTGTCTACCAAGAGAATATGCTTTTGCATTGGTGCCTCCGAAGTCGGTCTCCGGCAGAAGCGGAGAAGAAGGTTGCGCCACCCTGCGGCGGGTGGCTTGCCGCGGCGCTGAAGCACTACTCTGTCGAACGGAACTGAGAGTCACAGCTTCGAGCGAACTGTTCATGGAACGGGCGACCATATCCCAGGCGTCCAGCGCAGTTTTGCCTCTGGGGGCAACATTGCTGACACCAGGCAGGGAAATGCCGCCTTCAACTGCAATAATTATGTCGGCCAGCGTTATCTCATCAGGAGTGCGCGCCAGCATGTGGCCTCCGGCAATGCCACGAACGCTTTTGACAATGCCCTCAGACTGAAGCAGCCGCATGATTTTTTGAACAAACTTTTCAGATATGCCGGTGCAGACCGAAAGTTCGGACGCAGAGGCAGGAATGTCGTCATCTTGTTCAGAAAGGCACAATAACAAGTGCAAGGCATGGCAGGCCATTGTCGAAATACGCATAGTCATTCCTTATTTTGCAGGAGACAATAACTATCTCTAAACCGTATCTGTCTAATTTAGACTGTTCTACTCAACTTTTTAGCGCACCATAATAACGGCGTCAAGCGGGTACTTATGTGCCAAAATGAACGCCACCGGGCAGATTTCGATATGCTTTCAATGATGTGAATAGTT
This genomic window contains:
- a CDS encoding response regulator, producing MQKHILLVDSDAESQSRLSQTLQQCNYRVSTASTCAESLAKIASDRPDCVVFDVELEGTSGTIMYSRLRRNASTRSLPAVVCTSVGPRPVSFGTGIPVLSKNCSSEALLSTVSAAMA
- a CDS encoding Rrf2 family transcriptional regulator encodes the protein MRISTMACHALHLLLCLSEQDDDIPASASELSVCTGISEKFVQKIMRLLQSEGIVKSVRGIAGGHMLARTPDEITLADIIIAVEGGISLPGVSNVAPRGKTALDAWDMVARSMNSSLEAVTLSSVRQSSASAPRQATRRRVAQPSSPLLPETDFGGTNAKAYSLGRQRCRKPKQTVPNPSAV